The proteins below come from a single Chrysoperla carnea chromosome 1, inChrCarn1.1, whole genome shotgun sequence genomic window:
- the LOC123302392 gene encoding glucose-6-phosphate isomerase, translated as MNFHKKKEGGKSECNSQVTFINTTILKMSNKMNPKGNLLDDYNYKKLQEYYNENKDKLNMNNMFKLNPSRFETYSLTLPTPDGDILIDYSKNLINQDVFNMLIALAKSREVFEARDLMFQGAPINITENRPVLHIALRNRSNEPIYVNGADVMPDVKSVLNHMKEFTESVLNGKWVGHTGKKITDVVNIGIGGSDLGPVMVYEALKPYGTGINCHFVSNVDGTHVAEVLKKVNAETVLFIIASKTFTTQETITNANTAKEWFLKATNNDVKAIEKHFVALSTNKEGVSSFGINTDNMFGFWDWVGGRYSVWSAIGLSVCLAIGYDNFVKFLEGGHYLDNHFKTAPIEQNAPVILGLLGVWYNNFYGCETHAILPYDQYLHRFPAYFQQGDMESNGKYITRGGQVVGYSTGPIVWGEPGTNGQHAFYQLIHQGTKIIPCDFIAAAQTHNPVQAGLHHKLLLSNFLAQTEALMRGKSSEEVKLELEKSGAICDNVTALIAHKTFTGNRPTNSIVVPKITPFTLGVLIALYEHKIFTQGIIWDINSFDQWGVELGKALAKTIANDLSNCAPTTGDAHDGSTNGLINFIKKRFYQTK; from the exons ATgaactttcataaaaaaaaggaGGGAGGTAAAAGTGAATGCAACAGTCAAGTCACTTTCATAA atacaacaattttgaaaatgtctaACAAAATGAATCCAAAAGGCAATTTATTAGacgattataattataaaaaattacaagaatattataatgaaaataaagataaattaaatatgaataatatgtttaaattaaatccatcccgttttgaaacatacag ttTAACATTACCAACTCCAGACGGTGACATTTTAATTGATTACTCAAAAAATCTTATTAATCAAGATGTATTTAATATGTTGATCGCATTAGCAAAAAGTCGTGAAGTATTTGAAGCTCGCGATTTGATGTTTCAAGGCGCACCAATCAATATTACAGAAAATAG ACCTGTTTTACACATAGCTTTAAGAAATCGGTCCAATGAACCGATTTATGTAAATGGTGCTGATGTTATGCCAGATGTAAAATCGGTGTTAAATCATATGAAAGAATTTACAGAATCGGTTTTGAATGGAAAATGGGTAGGACATACAGGGAAAAAAATTACAGATGTTGTAAATATTGGTATAGGTGGATCAGATTTAGGTCCTGTAATGGTTTATGAAGCACTAAAACCATACGGAACCGGTATTAATTGCCATTTCGTATCCAACGTGGATGGAACTCACGTTGCagaagtattaaaaaaagtgaaCGCTGAAacggttttatttataatcgcAAGTAAAACTTTTACGACACAAGAAACAATTACAAATGCAAATACGGCGAAAGAATGGTTTTTGAAAGCAACTAATAATGAT gtGAAGGCTatcgaaaaacattttgtagcaTTGTCAACTAATAAAGAAGGAGTTAGTAGTTTTGGTATCAACACAGATAATATGTTTGGATTTTGGGATTGGGTTGGTGGAAGATACTCAGTATGGAGTGCAATTGGACTTAGCGTTTGTTTAGCTATTGGAtatgataattttgtaaaatttttagaaggaGGGCATTACcttgataatcattttaaaacagCACCAATTGAGCAAAAt GCTCCAGTTATTTTGGGATTGCTTGGTGTCTGGTATAATAATTTCTACGGGTGTGAAACACATGCAATTTTACCGTATGATCAATATTTACATAGATTCCCTGCGTATTTCCAACAGGGTGATATGGAGAGTAATGGAAAATATATTACCCGTGGAGGACAAGtt gtAGGATATTCAACTGGACCCATTGTTTGGGGTGAACCAGGAACCAATGGTCAACAtgcattttatcaattaattcatCAAGGAACTAAAATAATACCATGTGATTTTATAGCAGCGGCGCAAACCCATAACCCAGTACAAGCTGGTTTACATCATAAGTTATTATTGTCAAACTTTTTAGCACAAACTGAAGCTTTGATGCGTGGAAAATCATCCGAAGAAGTCAAACTTGAATTAGAAAAATCTGGTGCCATTTGTGATAATGTAACAGCCTTAATAGCTCATAAAACATTCACTGGTAATCGGCCTACAAACAGTATAGTTGTTCCAAAAATTACACCATTTACTCTTGGAGTTTTAATTG cgttatatgaacataaaatatttacacaagGTATTATCTGGGATATCAATTCATTTGACCAATGGGGTGTGGAACTTGGCAAAGCATTGGCTAAAACGATCGCTAATGATCTATCAAATTGTGCGCCTACAACAGGAGATGCTCATGATGGCAGTACAAATGGTTTaatcaatttcatcaaaaaacgattctatcaaacaaaataa
- the LOC123300571 gene encoding anillin-like isoform X2, producing MDEYTKRMMANAQARQKKLNTKFTDLGLQQKIPLHESQPNIPTENSRNLDEISKLKRKEVHSDSILSHQTYSVKENVERLNTACSKTSSTTRISSEIPGKNSPKFTHKTFNVQKENFEMEIKFNSPDDVRVEVEIVSDCENDDKDSKAGSSQSLSSKKNLSVGKDSKSASTQSLSSKKNPSDSENDDKDSKSSNQSLSSRKDVKSRLKQLGKLYTDDAELSSPIQRTEEKFHEELSSDDKNDEEIPASKKQQNEARKKRLAALASDRNNWEDELNHQKTNDVNSAKTPRKSWKPPAPKPPVQESATKTKTPPKKKSPAPQPPVTPKSDNSGSKSPTKQLKWDKNVLDSLESQGFSRIESTSQKLVFDYTRPQNENETLDKSETEEIDNNEKECLDESIENNTSPVKKITTKINIQTEKNDATKISEIAQKFDKESKKETKPVSKSQPKSPSKNILSKTALFESNSPSKTKDPALLSVSERKALFEKNKGEALIPKAAFAMAVPKPATENTKPTKEGVKPIEKTEIKVVKESKKSPSKNEKNKPQIKTKPESTVKSVSESSGIAGKLKALLHQATTISESQIRNARESEKQRELEMLKNRFNQNKEIIHEEIQEASEHSDIEEDNEQSSSDEDNTEVSETTKMIKQKSKIVTFQRSRESLASLASKTSKTSRKSIESTRLLSVDSSDSSKSTSNTTKRRSSGDSPVVQAVLEDVKRIKVSPPKNGKLYPCLSDIEASTANEDTEVEEQIEDRSDENNSSIGNDDEEDESIADSDIADTSLGREILEAVNRNHNNSRNKRILDESTTTSDISDVLNDMNEYLDEQSTDTDAGPTPPKNSRTSLSKTGTAASHSFNYKRSSTSSSNTSSNYLSSPTKATNIDQHKQNNDAPTHILDGDSTVPLIHTVSFYRRQQSQEQRTPIKKIVRQSAIDTESEDDFQSVCDKENDQKLINEKIQHLMDEVCKQQTVISQASQAINLCTSTIEFSGSSEEVEAERLLLLATQRRQAALHESQRLRIERTLYPTSNNSNVLNVDHCSITISDIVLPLKRDYIRALTAAGGLGHHFLCLIRYAEHVFATPLTATGNPPNPPQICVRIPGTLKLQQVHPEFTITVEVYSMQAHEEVLPHEIKYHIAKDKKSGKLLTPKKTKHSSQDSKLVKPSIQSPAGPNAVRTSSFQLMGYIIFSIKEVNRTQWSLNKVPYISPLEGNIQMRVQCDISVNVEMRGFLTMFEDISGFGAWHRRWCYLKGESLSYWKYPDDERKKAPINSINLQGCITENVNLVSRDICARPNTFLLEFVRPRQPGDAESLVMVIKKDQTLIRHLLSADTKEERIEWCQQLNKALLSIKSFK from the exons ATGGACGAATACACAAAG CGAATGATGGCAAATGCACAAGCacgccaaaaaaaattaaatactaaatttacGGACTTAggattacaacaaaaaattccattacATGAATCTCAACCTAACATACCCACTGAAAATAGTAGAAATCTTgatgaaatatcaaaattaaaacggAAAGAAGTTCACTCTGATTCAATTTTATCACATCAAACTTATTCGGTTAAAGAAAACGTAGAACGATTAAATACAGCATGTTCCAAAACAAGCAGCACAACGCGTATTTCAAGTGAAATACCAGGAAAAAATAGTCCTAAATTCActcataaaacttttaatgttcAAAAAGAGAATTTCGAAAtggaaattaaattcaattcacCCGACGATGTTCGAGTTGAAGTTGAAATTGTAAGTGATTGTGAAAATGATGATAAAGATTCCAAAGCCGGTAGCAGTCAAAGTTTGTCGTCTAAAAAGAACTTAAGTGTTGGTAAAGATTCAAAGTCTGCTAGTACTCAAAGTTTATCGTCCAAAAAGAATCCAAGTGATTCTGAAAATGATGACAAAGATTCCAAGTCGAGTAATCAAAGTTTGTCGTCTAGAAAAGACGTTAAATCACGTTTGAAACAACTTGGAAAATTATACACAGACGATGCAGAATTGTCATCCCCAATTCAAAGAACTGAAGAAAAATTCCATGAAGAATTAAGTTCAGATGATAAAAATGACGAAGAAATTCCTGCTAGTAAAAAACAACAGAATGAAGCTAGAAAAAAACGATTAGCTGCATTAGCATCAGATCGTAACAATTGGGAAGACGAATTAAATCACCAAAAAACGAATGATGTAAATTCTGCTAAAACTCCTAGAAAATCGTGGAAGCCTCCAGCACCAAAACCACCTGTTCAGGAATCTGCAACTAAGACAAAAACTCCTCCAAAAAAGAAATCTCCAGCACCACAACCCCCTGTTACGCCAAAATCTGACAATTCTGGTTCGAAATCGCCAACCAAACAATTAAAATGGGACAAAAATGTTTTGGATTCATTG gaATCACAAGGCTTTTCTCGGATTGAATCAACATCACAAAAATTAGTATTTGATTACACTCGCCCTCAAAACGAAAATGAAACTTTAGATAAATCCGAAACTGAagaaattgataataatgaaaaaGAATGTCTTGACGAATCAATTGAGAACAATACATCGCCAGTTAAAAAAATcaccacaaaaataaatatacaaacagaAAAGAATGATGCAACCAAAATATCTGaaattgctcaaaaatttgataaagaatcGAAAAAAGAAACGAAACCTGTCTCAAAATCTCAACCAAAATCaccaagtaaaaatattttaagtaaaacagCACTATTTGAATCGAATAGTCCATCAAAAACTAAAGATCCGGCGCTTTTAAGCGTATCTGAACGCAAagctttgtttgaaaaaaataaaggcGAAGCTTTAATCCCAAAGGCAGCTTTTGCAATGGCTGTACCTAAACCTGCCACAGAGAATACAAAACCTACAAAAGAAGGAGTTAAACCTATAGAAAAGACAGAAATTAAAGTTGTTAAGGAGAGTAAGAAATCTCCatccaaaaatgaaaaaaacaaaccacAAATCAAAACTAAACCAGAATCAACTGTTAAATCTGTATCAGAAAGTAGTGGTATTGCTGGTAAATTAAAAGCTCTGTTACATCAAGCTACAACCATATCTGAATCTCAAATTCGAAATGCTCGTGAATCGGAAAAACAACGTGAACTTGAAATGTTAAAGAATCGTTTTAATCAGAATAAAGAGATTATTCATGAAGAAATACAAGAGGCGAGTGAACATTCCGATATTGAAGAAGACAATGAACAATCCTCGTCAGACGAAGATAATACGGAAGTATCTGAAACAACGAAGatgattaaacaaaaaagtaaaatagttACATTCCAACGTAGTCGGGAAAGTTTAGCATCATTAGCGTCAAAAACATCGAAAACATCTAGAAAATCTATTGAATCAACCAGATTATTAAGTGTTGATTCATCAGATTCATCTAAGTCGACTTCAAACACAACTAAAAGGCGTA gtTCTGGAGATAGTCCTGTAGTTCAAGCTGTATTAGAAGATGTAAAACGTATAAAGGTATCACCACcaaaaaatggtaaattataTCCGTGCTTATCGGATATAGAAGCATCTACAGCGAATGAAGATACCGAAGTTGAAGAACAGATTGAAGATCGTTCAGATGAAAACAATAGCAG TATTGGTAATGATGACGAGGAAGATGAATCAATTGCTGACTCTGATATTGCTGATACAAGTCTTGGTCGTGAAATATTGGAAGCTGTAAATAGAAATCACAATAATTCACGAAATAAACgg ATTTTGGATGAAAGTACAACAACATCAGATATTTCAGATGTATTAAATGATATGAATGAATACTTAGATGAACAGTCGACAGACACAGATGCTGGACCAACACCACCAAAAAATTCACGCACTTCACTAtcg aaaaCTGGAACCGCAGCATCTCATTCATTTAATTACAAGCGCTCGTCTACGTCATCCTCGAATACATCCTCAAATTACTTATCATCACCAACTAAAGCAACAAACATTGATCAACATAAACAGAATAATGATGCCCCAACACATATTTTAGATGGCGATTCCACTGTTCCATTAATTCATACAGTCAGTTTTTATCGCCGTCAACAGAGTCAAGAGCAACGAActccgattaaaaaaattgttcgacAATCTGCAATTGATACTGAATCTGAAGATGATTTCCAAAGTGTTTGTGATAAAGAAAATGATCAGAAGttgattaatgaaaaaattcaacatCTTATGGATGAG GTTTGTAAGCAGCAAACAGTTATTTCTCAGGCAAGTCAAGCAATAAATTTGTGTACATCAACAATTGAATTTTCTGGGTCAAGCGAAGAAGTCGAAGCTGAACGGTTACTGTTACTTGCGACACAACGTCGTCAAGCTGCATTACATGAATCTCAACGGCTACGCATTGAACGAACATTGTATCCAACTTCGAATAACTCAAATGTGTTAAATGTGGATCACTGTAGTATTACGATATCGGATATTGTTCTTCCATTAAAACGGGATTATATTCGAGCTTTAACTgctg cgGGAGGACTAGGTCACCACTTCCTATGTTTAATTCGGTATGCTGAACATGTGTTCGCTACACCGTTAACTGCAACAGGAAATCCTCCAAATCCACCACAAATATGCGTACGAATACCTGGTACGTTAAAATTACAACAAGTTCATCCAGAATTTACAATCACTGTTGAAGTATATTCAATGCAAGCACACGAAGAAGTTTTACCACATGAAATAAAGTACCATATTGCTAAAGATAAAAAG tcTGGTAAATTATTaactccaaaaaaaacaaaacattcttCCCAAGATTCAAAACTTGTAAAACCGTCCATTCAATCACCAGCTGGTCCAAACGCAGTACGAACTTCCTCTTTCCAATTAATGGGATACATAATATTCTCTATTAAAGAAGTAAATCGAACTCAATGGTCATTGAATAAAGTACCGTACATAAGCCCACTTGAAGGGAATATCCAAATGCGAGTACAATGTGATATTTCTGTAAATGTTGAGATGCGAGGATTTTTAACAATGTTTGAAGATATCTCTGGTTTTGGAGCGTGGCATCGACGATGGTGTTATTTGAAAGGTGAATCGTTGAGCTATTGGAAATATCCAGATGATGAACGTAAAAAA GCTCCAATAAATTCGATTAATTTACAAGGCTGTATCACAGAAAATGTGAACTTAGTTAGTCGAGATATTTGTGCACGAccgaatacatttttattagaatttgttCGTCCTCGACAACCTGGTGATGCTGAAAGTCTTGTTATGGTGATTAAAAAAGATCAAACTTTAATTCG gcATCTGTTATCGGCAGACACAAAAGAAGAACGAATTGAATGGTGTCAACAATTAAATAAAGCTCTATtgtcaataaaatcatttaaataa
- the LOC123300571 gene encoding anillin-like isoform X1, with translation MDEYTKRMMANAQARQKKLNTKFTDLGLQQKIPLHESQPNIPTENSRNLDEISKLKRKEVHSDSILSHQTYSVKENVERLNTACSKTSSTTRISSEIPGKNSPKFTHKTFNVQKENFEMEIKFNSPDDVRVEVEIVSDCENDDKDSKAGSSQSLSSKKNLSVGKDSKSASTQSLSSKKNPSDSENDDKDSKSSNQSLSSRKDVKSRLKQLGKLYTDDAELSSPIQRTEEKFHEELSSDDKNDEEIPASKKQQNEARKKRLAALASDRNNWEDELNHQKTNDVNSAKTPRKSWKPPAPKPPVQESATKTKTPPKKKSPAPQPPVTPKSDNSGSKSPTKQLKWDKNVLDSLESQGFSRIESTSQKLVFDYTRPQNENETLDKSETEEIDNNEKECLDESIENNTSPVKKITTKINIQTEKNDATKISEIAQKFDKESKKETKPVSKSQPKSPSKNILSKTALFESNSPSKTKDPALLSVSERKALFEKNKGEALIPKAAFAMAVPKPATENTKPTKEGVKPIEKTEIKVVKESKKSPSKNEKNKPQIKTKPESTVKSVSESSGIAGKLKALLHQATTISESQIRNARESEKQRELEMLKNRFNQNKEIIHEEIQEASEHSDIEEDNEQSSSDEDNTEVSETTKMIKQKSKIVTFQRSRESLASLASKTSKTSRKSIESTRLLSVDSSDSSKSTSNTTKRRSSGDSPVVQAVLEDVKRIKVSPPKNGKLYPCLSDIEASTANEDTEVEEQIEDRSDENNSSIGNDDEEDESIADSDIADTSLGREILEAVNRNHNNSRNKRQILDESTTTSDISDVLNDMNEYLDEQSTDTDAGPTPPKNSRTSLSKTGTAASHSFNYKRSSTSSSNTSSNYLSSPTKATNIDQHKQNNDAPTHILDGDSTVPLIHTVSFYRRQQSQEQRTPIKKIVRQSAIDTESEDDFQSVCDKENDQKLINEKIQHLMDEVCKQQTVISQASQAINLCTSTIEFSGSSEEVEAERLLLLATQRRQAALHESQRLRIERTLYPTSNNSNVLNVDHCSITISDIVLPLKRDYIRALTAAGGLGHHFLCLIRYAEHVFATPLTATGNPPNPPQICVRIPGTLKLQQVHPEFTITVEVYSMQAHEEVLPHEIKYHIAKDKKSGKLLTPKKTKHSSQDSKLVKPSIQSPAGPNAVRTSSFQLMGYIIFSIKEVNRTQWSLNKVPYISPLEGNIQMRVQCDISVNVEMRGFLTMFEDISGFGAWHRRWCYLKGESLSYWKYPDDERKKAPINSINLQGCITENVNLVSRDICARPNTFLLEFVRPRQPGDAESLVMVIKKDQTLIRHLLSADTKEERIEWCQQLNKALLSIKSFK, from the exons ATGGACGAATACACAAAG CGAATGATGGCAAATGCACAAGCacgccaaaaaaaattaaatactaaatttacGGACTTAggattacaacaaaaaattccattacATGAATCTCAACCTAACATACCCACTGAAAATAGTAGAAATCTTgatgaaatatcaaaattaaaacggAAAGAAGTTCACTCTGATTCAATTTTATCACATCAAACTTATTCGGTTAAAGAAAACGTAGAACGATTAAATACAGCATGTTCCAAAACAAGCAGCACAACGCGTATTTCAAGTGAAATACCAGGAAAAAATAGTCCTAAATTCActcataaaacttttaatgttcAAAAAGAGAATTTCGAAAtggaaattaaattcaattcacCCGACGATGTTCGAGTTGAAGTTGAAATTGTAAGTGATTGTGAAAATGATGATAAAGATTCCAAAGCCGGTAGCAGTCAAAGTTTGTCGTCTAAAAAGAACTTAAGTGTTGGTAAAGATTCAAAGTCTGCTAGTACTCAAAGTTTATCGTCCAAAAAGAATCCAAGTGATTCTGAAAATGATGACAAAGATTCCAAGTCGAGTAATCAAAGTTTGTCGTCTAGAAAAGACGTTAAATCACGTTTGAAACAACTTGGAAAATTATACACAGACGATGCAGAATTGTCATCCCCAATTCAAAGAACTGAAGAAAAATTCCATGAAGAATTAAGTTCAGATGATAAAAATGACGAAGAAATTCCTGCTAGTAAAAAACAACAGAATGAAGCTAGAAAAAAACGATTAGCTGCATTAGCATCAGATCGTAACAATTGGGAAGACGAATTAAATCACCAAAAAACGAATGATGTAAATTCTGCTAAAACTCCTAGAAAATCGTGGAAGCCTCCAGCACCAAAACCACCTGTTCAGGAATCTGCAACTAAGACAAAAACTCCTCCAAAAAAGAAATCTCCAGCACCACAACCCCCTGTTACGCCAAAATCTGACAATTCTGGTTCGAAATCGCCAACCAAACAATTAAAATGGGACAAAAATGTTTTGGATTCATTG gaATCACAAGGCTTTTCTCGGATTGAATCAACATCACAAAAATTAGTATTTGATTACACTCGCCCTCAAAACGAAAATGAAACTTTAGATAAATCCGAAACTGAagaaattgataataatgaaaaaGAATGTCTTGACGAATCAATTGAGAACAATACATCGCCAGTTAAAAAAATcaccacaaaaataaatatacaaacagaAAAGAATGATGCAACCAAAATATCTGaaattgctcaaaaatttgataaagaatcGAAAAAAGAAACGAAACCTGTCTCAAAATCTCAACCAAAATCaccaagtaaaaatattttaagtaaaacagCACTATTTGAATCGAATAGTCCATCAAAAACTAAAGATCCGGCGCTTTTAAGCGTATCTGAACGCAAagctttgtttgaaaaaaataaaggcGAAGCTTTAATCCCAAAGGCAGCTTTTGCAATGGCTGTACCTAAACCTGCCACAGAGAATACAAAACCTACAAAAGAAGGAGTTAAACCTATAGAAAAGACAGAAATTAAAGTTGTTAAGGAGAGTAAGAAATCTCCatccaaaaatgaaaaaaacaaaccacAAATCAAAACTAAACCAGAATCAACTGTTAAATCTGTATCAGAAAGTAGTGGTATTGCTGGTAAATTAAAAGCTCTGTTACATCAAGCTACAACCATATCTGAATCTCAAATTCGAAATGCTCGTGAATCGGAAAAACAACGTGAACTTGAAATGTTAAAGAATCGTTTTAATCAGAATAAAGAGATTATTCATGAAGAAATACAAGAGGCGAGTGAACATTCCGATATTGAAGAAGACAATGAACAATCCTCGTCAGACGAAGATAATACGGAAGTATCTGAAACAACGAAGatgattaaacaaaaaagtaaaatagttACATTCCAACGTAGTCGGGAAAGTTTAGCATCATTAGCGTCAAAAACATCGAAAACATCTAGAAAATCTATTGAATCAACCAGATTATTAAGTGTTGATTCATCAGATTCATCTAAGTCGACTTCAAACACAACTAAAAGGCGTA gtTCTGGAGATAGTCCTGTAGTTCAAGCTGTATTAGAAGATGTAAAACGTATAAAGGTATCACCACcaaaaaatggtaaattataTCCGTGCTTATCGGATATAGAAGCATCTACAGCGAATGAAGATACCGAAGTTGAAGAACAGATTGAAGATCGTTCAGATGAAAACAATAGCAG TATTGGTAATGATGACGAGGAAGATGAATCAATTGCTGACTCTGATATTGCTGATACAAGTCTTGGTCGTGAAATATTGGAAGCTGTAAATAGAAATCACAATAATTCACGAAATAAACgg caGATTTTGGATGAAAGTACAACAACATCAGATATTTCAGATGTATTAAATGATATGAATGAATACTTAGATGAACAGTCGACAGACACAGATGCTGGACCAACACCACCAAAAAATTCACGCACTTCACTAtcg aaaaCTGGAACCGCAGCATCTCATTCATTTAATTACAAGCGCTCGTCTACGTCATCCTCGAATACATCCTCAAATTACTTATCATCACCAACTAAAGCAACAAACATTGATCAACATAAACAGAATAATGATGCCCCAACACATATTTTAGATGGCGATTCCACTGTTCCATTAATTCATACAGTCAGTTTTTATCGCCGTCAACAGAGTCAAGAGCAACGAActccgattaaaaaaattgttcgacAATCTGCAATTGATACTGAATCTGAAGATGATTTCCAAAGTGTTTGTGATAAAGAAAATGATCAGAAGttgattaatgaaaaaattcaacatCTTATGGATGAG GTTTGTAAGCAGCAAACAGTTATTTCTCAGGCAAGTCAAGCAATAAATTTGTGTACATCAACAATTGAATTTTCTGGGTCAAGCGAAGAAGTCGAAGCTGAACGGTTACTGTTACTTGCGACACAACGTCGTCAAGCTGCATTACATGAATCTCAACGGCTACGCATTGAACGAACATTGTATCCAACTTCGAATAACTCAAATGTGTTAAATGTGGATCACTGTAGTATTACGATATCGGATATTGTTCTTCCATTAAAACGGGATTATATTCGAGCTTTAACTgctg cgGGAGGACTAGGTCACCACTTCCTATGTTTAATTCGGTATGCTGAACATGTGTTCGCTACACCGTTAACTGCAACAGGAAATCCTCCAAATCCACCACAAATATGCGTACGAATACCTGGTACGTTAAAATTACAACAAGTTCATCCAGAATTTACAATCACTGTTGAAGTATATTCAATGCAAGCACACGAAGAAGTTTTACCACATGAAATAAAGTACCATATTGCTAAAGATAAAAAG tcTGGTAAATTATTaactccaaaaaaaacaaaacattcttCCCAAGATTCAAAACTTGTAAAACCGTCCATTCAATCACCAGCTGGTCCAAACGCAGTACGAACTTCCTCTTTCCAATTAATGGGATACATAATATTCTCTATTAAAGAAGTAAATCGAACTCAATGGTCATTGAATAAAGTACCGTACATAAGCCCACTTGAAGGGAATATCCAAATGCGAGTACAATGTGATATTTCTGTAAATGTTGAGATGCGAGGATTTTTAACAATGTTTGAAGATATCTCTGGTTTTGGAGCGTGGCATCGACGATGGTGTTATTTGAAAGGTGAATCGTTGAGCTATTGGAAATATCCAGATGATGAACGTAAAAAA GCTCCAATAAATTCGATTAATTTACAAGGCTGTATCACAGAAAATGTGAACTTAGTTAGTCGAGATATTTGTGCACGAccgaatacatttttattagaatttgttCGTCCTCGACAACCTGGTGATGCTGAAAGTCTTGTTATGGTGATTAAAAAAGATCAAACTTTAATTCG gcATCTGTTATCGGCAGACACAAAAGAAGAACGAATTGAATGGTGTCAACAATTAAATAAAGCTCTATtgtcaataaaatcatttaaataa